In Capsicum annuum cultivar UCD-10X-F1 chromosome 11, UCD10Xv1.1, whole genome shotgun sequence, one genomic interval encodes:
- the LOC107846902 gene encoding trans-resveratrol di-O-methyltransferase, with amino-acid sequence MALYNKIGEDASQIPAAQGYIWNLIFNYINSMSLKCAIQLGIPDIIHSHGRAMTLSDLVNSLPINNINSTIRNCIYRLMRILIHAGFFIQTNLVNKEEKTEEEEEEGGYLPTPASRLLLKDDPLSLVPLVQVGLDSLMMDPWQYLSMWFEKGDHSSTTPFVTAHGKPFFEYVGNEPRLNHLFNEAMANDSRLSISVIIEHCKEIFEGLKSLVDIGGGTGTMAKSIADMFPQINCIVLDLPHVIEGCEGSKNLSYVGGDMFKFIPSADAILLKLILHDWSDEDCIKILKKCKQAIPSKENGGRVIIIDMVLMDQKGDHNAYETQLFFDMLMMVYSFGRERSQQEWAKLFFDSGFSDYKIIPILGLRSIIEIYP; translated from the exons ATGGCATTGTATAATAAGATTGGAGAGGATGCTAGTCAGATACCGGCTGCTCAAGGATACATATGGAACCTTATTTTCAATTATATCAATTCCATGTCACTCAAATGTGCAATTCAACTTGGAATTCCAGATATTATCCATAGTCATGGCCGAGCCATGACCCTTTCTGATTTAGTGAATTCCCTCCCCATCAACAATATTAACAGTACAATTCGCAATTGTATTTATCGTCTTATGCGTATTCTAATTCATGCAGGCTTTTTTATTCAAACCAATTTAGTtaacaaagaagaaaagacagaagaggaggaggaggagggggGTTATTTACCTACTCCAGCTTCGCGTCTCCTCCTTAAAGACGATCCTTTGAGTCTAGTCCCGCTTGTGCAGGTGGGACTAGATTCGCTTATGATGGATCCATGGCAATATTTAAGCATGTGGTTTGAGAAAGGTGACCACTCTAGTACTACTCCATTCGTGACAGCTCATGGGAAGCCATTTTTCGAATATGTAGGGAATGAACCAAGGTTGAACCATTTATTTAACGAAGCCATGGCTAATGATTCCCGATTAAGTATAAGTGTGATAATTGAACATTGTAAAGAAATTTTTGAAGGATTGAAATCATTGGTGGACATAGGAGGTGGCACGGGAACCATGGCTAAATCAATTGCAGATATGTTTCCACAAATAAATTGCATCGTCTTAGATCTTCCACATGTAATTGAAGGATGTGAAGGAAGCAAGAACCTCAGCTATGTGGGAGGAGACATGTTTAAGTTCATTCCTTCTGCTGATGCAATTTTACTAAAG TTGATATTACATGATTGGAGCGATGAAGATTGTattaaaatattgaagaaatgtaAACAAGCAATTCCAAGTAAGGAGAATGGGGGAAGGGTGATCATCATTGACATGGTACTAATGGATCAGAAAGGAGACCACAATGCATATGAGACACAACTTTTCTTCGACATGCTCATGATGGTTTACTCTTTCGGAAGGGAAAGAAGTCAACAAGAATGGGCAAAACTCTTTTTTGATTCTGGTTTTAGTGACTACAAGATTATTCCTATCTTGGGATTGAGATCTATTATTGAGATTTATCCTTAA